One part of the Parachlamydiales bacterium genome encodes these proteins:
- a CDS encoding GxxExxY protein codes for MENELSRKIIAAAIEVHNCLGGPGLLESVYEAALYHELKLMKFSVQQQIPIQVIYKGQSVKDPFYLDLLVENKIIVEVKATESNNPLFQSQLLTYLRLSNKKLGLIINFGKKQIKEGISRVVNGLDR; via the coding sequence ATGGAAAACGAATTGTCTAGAAAAATTATTGCAGCTGCAATAGAAGTCCATAATTGCTTAGGAGGTCCTGGCCTATTGGAAAGCGTTTATGAAGCTGCCTTATATCACGAACTAAAACTCATGAAGTTTTCAGTACAACAACAAATTCCTATTCAAGTGATCTATAAAGGCCAGTCCGTAAAAGATCCATTTTATTTAGATTTGTTAGTTGAAAATAAAATCATCGTTGAAGTCAAAGCTACTGAAAGCAATAACCCACTTTTCCAAAGCCAGCTTTTGACTTATTTAAGACTATCTAATAAGAAATTGGGATTAATCATCAATTTTGGAAAAAAACAGATAAAAGAAGGTATAAGTCGGGTAGTCAATGGTTTAGATAGATAG